A section of the Candidatus Moraniibacteriota bacterium genome encodes:
- a CDS encoding DNA polymerase IV, whose translation MSAPIVLGRFPRAILHIDGDAFFASCEQARNPELRGKPVICGAERGIAASMSYEAKAKGVTRAMRLFEIKKLCPDAVVLPSDYETYSLLSKRFYEVVRRYTSDVEEYGIDECFADITGLQRPHKKSYAAIAAAIQSDLQRELGFTFSIGLASTKVLAKIGSKWAKPHGLTAIPNKYIHRYLETHPAGNVWGIGPQTTALLQKFGIHTALDFAHRDEAWVKHYCSKPFQEIWHELRGKSVMPLATAPRTDHSSVQKMKTFTPPSNDPRFVFAQLAKNIESACMRARQYRLEAKRVYILLRTQSFEHHSTELTLSRPTNFAHELLDIARPAFAELFRPGTFYRATMVTLAELTVPESQPDLFGGSLRVDNYRRLYEGIDQVRAKYGKHTIHFGSSFMAHDGAQHTGDRADTPERQRHLLKGETKRRRLGIPMFTAELS comes from the coding sequence ATGTCCGCCCCCATCGTTCTGGGGAGATTCCCCCGTGCCATCCTCCACATCGATGGTGATGCTTTTTTCGCGTCATGCGAGCAAGCAAGGAATCCCGAACTCCGCGGAAAGCCGGTCATCTGCGGAGCCGAGCGCGGCATCGCCGCGTCGATGAGCTATGAAGCCAAAGCCAAGGGCGTCACCCGTGCCATGCGCCTCTTCGAAATAAAGAAACTCTGTCCGGACGCGGTCGTCCTCCCCTCCGACTACGAGACGTATTCGCTCCTCTCCAAACGCTTCTACGAAGTCGTCCGCCGCTACACATCCGATGTCGAGGAATACGGCATCGACGAATGCTTTGCCGATATCACCGGTTTGCAGCGACCGCACAAGAAAAGCTATGCCGCGATTGCCGCAGCGATCCAGTCGGACCTCCAGCGCGAGCTCGGCTTCACCTTTTCCATCGGCCTCGCCTCGACCAAAGTCCTCGCCAAGATCGGCTCGAAGTGGGCGAAGCCCCATGGCCTGACCGCTATCCCGAACAAATATATCCACCGCTACCTCGAGACGCACCCCGCGGGAAATGTCTGGGGCATCGGTCCGCAGACGACCGCGCTCCTCCAGAAATTCGGTATTCATACCGCGCTCGACTTCGCCCACCGCGACGAAGCCTGGGTGAAACACTACTGCTCGAAACCGTTCCAAGAGATCTGGCACGAGCTCCGGGGAAAGAGCGTCATGCCGCTCGCGACCGCGCCACGGACCGACCACTCCTCGGTGCAAAAGATGAAGACCTTCACCCCGCCGTCAAACGACCCGCGCTTCGTCTTTGCCCAGCTCGCGAAAAACATCGAGAGCGCCTGCATGCGCGCGCGGCAGTACCGGCTCGAGGCCAAGCGGGTGTACATCCTGCTCCGGACGCAATCGTTCGAGCATCACTCGACCGAGCTCACGCTCTCGCGGCCGACCAATTTCGCCCACGAACTCCTCGACATCGCCCGTCCGGCCTTCGCCGAACTCTTCCGCCCCGGCACCTTCTACCGCGCGACCATGGTCACGCTCGCCGAGCTCACCGTCCCCGAATCGCAGCCTGATCTCTTCGGTGGATCACTCCGAGTGGACAACTATCGCCGGCTCTACGAGGGCATCGACCAGGTCCGCGCCAAGTACGGCAAGCACACCATCCATTTCGGCTCGTCATTCATGGCGCACGACGGCGCACAGCACACGGGCGACCGCGCCGACACCCCCGAGCGCCAGCGCCATCTCCTCAAGGGCGAGACCAAACGCCGCCGCCTCGGCATCCCCATGTTCACCGCCGAACTCTCCTAA
- a CDS encoding virulence protein RhuM/Fic/DOC family protein, translating into MYQAKSGAIELKGDVKKETLWASLDQIAQVFERDKSVISRHIKNIFKESELKRPAVVAFFATTAADGKTYQVEYFNLDVIISVGYRVNSKKATQFRRWATGVLRRHLVEGYTINRSRIGKNYEAFSQAVADVRALLPAGMKTDTGSILELVRSFADTWVSLDAYDREVFDVAKPTKKKVILTGARLAEAVSILKAELLKKHEATELFAQERGKQGLEGIVGNVMQAIGGRDVYPSVEAKAAHLLYFIVKNHPFVDGNKRTGAYAFVWFLNMTRLLDATRLTPEALTAITLLIAESHPRDKEKMVKLVMLLIGRK; encoded by the coding sequence CTGTACCAAGCGAAGTCTGGAGCGATTGAGCTGAAGGGCGATGTGAAGAAAGAAACCTTGTGGGCGAGCCTGGATCAGATTGCTCAGGTTTTTGAACGTGACAAGTCAGTAATTTCACGGCACATCAAAAACATCTTCAAAGAAAGTGAGTTGAAGCGTCCTGCAGTTGTTGCATTTTTTGCAACAACTGCCGCTGATGGGAAAACCTACCAAGTAGAGTATTTCAACCTGGATGTGATCATTTCTGTGGGTTACCGTGTTAATTCCAAGAAAGCGACCCAGTTTCGGAGGTGGGCGACCGGTGTGCTGCGCCGTCATCTCGTGGAGGGTTACACTATCAATCGTTCACGGATCGGGAAGAATTATGAGGCGTTCTCGCAAGCCGTCGCTGACGTGAGGGCTTTGCTGCCAGCCGGGATGAAAACCGATACGGGGAGTATCCTCGAGCTCGTGCGATCGTTTGCCGATACCTGGGTATCTCTCGATGCTTATGACCGGGAGGTGTTTGATGTTGCCAAGCCGACAAAGAAGAAGGTGATCTTGACCGGCGCTCGATTGGCCGAGGCCGTCAGTATCCTGAAAGCCGAACTACTGAAGAAACATGAAGCCACAGAACTGTTCGCACAGGAGCGGGGCAAACAAGGACTGGAGGGGATTGTCGGAAATGTGATGCAGGCGATCGGTGGCCGAGATGTCTACCCGAGTGTCGAAGCCAAGGCAGCGCATCTTCTCTATTTCATCGTGAAAAATCATCCATTTGTGGATGGGAACAAACGCACGGGTGCGTATGCTTTCGTGTGGTTTCTGAACATGACTCGGCTACTCGATGCCACACGCCTTACGCCCGAGGCGCTCACGGCGATCACGCTCCTCATTGCTGAAAGCCATCCGAGAGACAAGGAAAAAATGGTGAAGTTGGTCATGCTTCTGATTGGGAGGAAATAG
- a CDS encoding HAD-IA family hydrolase, whose protein sequence is MQKIYLFDADGVVVAPREKYFSQRYAVDYGVSGDVIMPLFKNEFGDCVIGKKELSEVLKDYVGAWQWHGTIDELLEYWWAGENKRNEPVLQVIQKLRVGGALCYLATDQVKERKEYLLRRVGLEKEFDGTFFSSDLGTTKDTEAYWHKVLAALGNPDPARVSFWDDEPENVKAAKAVGIDAYLFTTLEEMEKALA, encoded by the coding sequence ATGCAAAAAATATATCTCTTCGATGCGGATGGAGTCGTCGTGGCTCCACGAGAAAAGTATTTCAGCCAGCGCTATGCCGTGGACTACGGGGTTTCGGGTGATGTGATCATGCCGCTCTTCAAGAACGAGTTCGGTGATTGTGTCATCGGGAAAAAGGAGCTGAGCGAAGTCCTAAAGGACTATGTCGGAGCGTGGCAGTGGCACGGGACGATCGATGAACTGCTCGAATACTGGTGGGCCGGCGAGAACAAGCGGAACGAACCGGTCTTGCAGGTGATCCAGAAATTGCGCGTGGGCGGAGCCCTCTGCTATCTCGCGACTGATCAGGTGAAGGAGCGGAAGGAGTACCTGCTGAGGAGGGTCGGCTTGGAAAAGGAATTCGATGGCACTTTCTTCTCCTCTGATTTGGGGACGACCAAAGACACGGAAGCGTACTGGCACAAAGTTCTGGCAGCGCTCGGAAATCCTGACCCGGCTAGAGTTTCGTTTTGGGATGATGAGCCAGAAAATGTAAAAGCGGCGAAGGCAGTTGGTATCGATGCCTACCTCTTCACGACTCTGGAAGAGATGGAAAAGGCCCTCGCTTGA
- a CDS encoding DUF2335 domain-containing protein — protein MENGRIVASDKESQYPEQGVVTERRLEMYAGPLPHPDLLKRYREIVPDAPERILRMAEKQNEHRIEIEKKVISGNIWNERLGLIAGFSVCLYALYLGTQILMSGHEGYGFSAILSALASLVGVYIYTKHTESRQQKEER, from the coding sequence ATGGAGAACGGCAGAATAGTGGCAAGTGACAAGGAAAGTCAGTACCCAGAACAGGGTGTAGTAACAGAGCGTAGACTCGAAATGTATGCGGGTCCGTTGCCGCACCCAGATCTCCTCAAGCGTTACAGAGAGATAGTTCCTGATGCACCGGAACGTATTTTGAGGATGGCAGAAAAACAAAACGAACACAGAATTGAAATTGAAAAGAAGGTCATAAGTGGGAATATCTGGAATGAGAGATTGGGTTTGATAGCTGGATTTTCAGTATGTCTGTATGCGCTGTATCTCGGTACGCAAATTCTCATGAGTGGCCATGAGGGTTATGGGTTTTCCGCTATCTTGAGCGCACTCGCCTCTTTAGTAGGAGTGTACATATACACGAAACATACCGAGAGTCGGCAGCAAAAGGAAGAGCGGTAG
- a CDS encoding PEGA domain-containing protein, which yields MGLSRFRSFIFWVFTLSFFATAGFIIFYAFGYRYSQERGIFVYSGSITVSVLPQSVDIAIDNEPLSPKRYGILNETIHITGLMPGEHLLTVSAPGYRPWSKKVTIQSGVSSEFWNIILTRTDYPGVPLPNTAGTTRIYPHPDSDLLALAKERADEASVVVYDRTAQSGREVFARNGTTFDFDTSENFEWSPNGKKILLPLVENGVRTYYIVNIADGAVEKLSDIVPGLTPSSARWNATGNEELIFLAAGALYRFDTVDTRTPLLLTTDVQAFEITDNYIYTAASGSGTVSRFRNSGSGENQTEITPPVGEDLGINAYVLDVYDEERMALLERAGQKRLFIYNQTPEKKYGFQEIATGVERFQFSNDGKKLLFASTNEIGVYFTRIWDVQPRRMENDTAQIARFSDPITNVTWSEDYEHILFTRGQTLKIIELDGRSGRAINDIKSFATAPSQILPLFSENQLFIATPGTDIDSIVFPEPQGLFGQ from the coding sequence ATGGGCCTTTCACGCTTTCGCAGTTTCATCTTTTGGGTCTTCACACTGTCTTTCTTTGCGACGGCTGGATTCATCATCTTCTATGCCTTCGGCTACCGCTACAGCCAAGAGCGCGGTATTTTCGTTTATTCCGGATCGATTACTGTCAGTGTACTCCCTCAGTCCGTTGACATCGCGATCGACAACGAACCACTCTCGCCAAAGCGCTATGGCATCTTGAACGAAACCATTCACATCACCGGTCTGATGCCGGGTGAACACCTCCTCACCGTTTCTGCTCCTGGATACCGTCCCTGGTCGAAAAAGGTGACTATCCAAAGTGGTGTCTCCAGCGAATTCTGGAATATCATCCTGACTCGCACAGATTATCCCGGCGTACCGCTCCCCAATACGGCGGGTACTACCCGCATCTACCCCCATCCAGATTCTGATCTCTTGGCCCTCGCCAAGGAGCGAGCAGACGAAGCGAGTGTTGTCGTCTACGACCGCACCGCACAATCGGGACGGGAAGTCTTTGCCCGAAACGGGACGACCTTCGATTTTGATACTTCAGAGAACTTTGAATGGTCCCCGAACGGGAAGAAAATCCTCTTGCCGCTCGTCGAAAACGGAGTTCGGACTTACTACATCGTCAACATCGCTGACGGAGCGGTCGAAAAACTCTCGGATATCGTGCCGGGACTGACGCCCTCGAGCGCCCGCTGGAACGCAACCGGCAACGAAGAGCTGATATTCCTGGCGGCTGGCGCGCTCTACCGTTTTGATACAGTCGACACTCGCACACCGCTCCTCCTCACGACCGACGTCCAGGCATTCGAGATAACCGACAATTATATTTACACTGCCGCAAGCGGGAGTGGTACGGTCTCGCGCTTTCGAAACAGTGGGAGCGGTGAGAACCAGACCGAGATCACCCCGCCCGTCGGAGAAGATCTCGGAATCAATGCCTATGTCCTCGATGTCTACGATGAAGAACGCATGGCCCTCCTCGAGCGAGCCGGACAGAAACGACTCTTCATCTACAACCAAACACCCGAGAAAAAATACGGCTTCCAGGAGATCGCGACCGGTGTCGAGCGTTTCCAATTCTCCAATGATGGGAAGAAACTTCTTTTTGCCAGTACGAATGAAATCGGTGTCTACTTCACCAGGATTTGGGACGTCCAGCCTCGCCGGATGGAAAACGATACCGCCCAAATCGCCCGATTTTCTGACCCCATCACCAATGTCACCTGGAGCGAGGACTATGAGCACATCCTCTTCACTCGCGGTCAGACATTGAAAATCATCGAGCTCGATGGCCGGAGCGGCCGGGCGATCAATGACATCAAGTCATTTGCCACGGCCCCCAGTCAAATCCTTCCCCTCTTCTCCGAAAACCAGCTCTTCATCGCTACTCCAGGTACAGATATCGACTCCATCGTTTTCCCCGAACCCCAAGGCCTCTTCGGACAATAG
- the rpsI gene encoding 30S ribosomal protein S9 gives MATATKKTTVKEVMKETSVKAAPVAGRYVYAVGRRKTAVAQVRYYAGAKSETLEIIVNNRPYIEYFNTFEQREAVVAPLKVVGKSEAAKISVLVSGGGLSGQADAVKLGIARALVEHDALVRPALKAEKLLTRDPRAVERKKPGLKKARRAPQWAKR, from the coding sequence ATGGCGACTGCGACCAAGAAAACGACTGTGAAAGAAGTAATGAAGGAGACTTCTGTGAAGGCTGCTCCTGTGGCTGGGCGGTATGTGTACGCCGTCGGTCGACGCAAGACCGCCGTCGCTCAGGTTCGCTACTATGCCGGGGCAAAGTCTGAGACGCTTGAAATCATTGTGAACAATCGGCCATATATTGAGTATTTCAATACATTTGAACAACGTGAGGCGGTCGTCGCACCGTTGAAAGTCGTCGGCAAGTCCGAGGCAGCGAAGATCTCGGTCCTTGTGTCGGGCGGCGGACTCTCGGGCCAGGCGGATGCTGTGAAGCTCGGTATCGCCCGCGCCTTGGTGGAGCACGATGCGCTCGTTCGTCCTGCCCTCAAAGCCGAAAAGCTTCTCACACGTGACCCCCGCGCTGTCGAGCGCAAGAAGCCAGGGCTGAAGAAAGCCCGTCGTGCACCACAGTGGGCGAAGCGCTAG
- the rplM gene encoding 50S ribosomal protein L13, with amino-acid sequence MKKIVTTTKEGKGIVRATHLFDAQGQVLGRLATTIAKVLSGKGRTDYAPHIDAGDIVIVTNTDGIEVTGNKRHDKMYHRFSGYPGGITSISFKDQREKDSTKLIWQAVYGMLPKNSLRAKMLTRLRLFKDAEYGNRKIDVNHSI; translated from the coding sequence ATGAAAAAGATCGTAACGACAACGAAAGAAGGGAAGGGCATCGTCCGGGCGACGCACCTCTTCGATGCACAGGGGCAGGTCCTCGGCCGCTTGGCGACGACGATCGCCAAGGTACTTTCTGGTAAGGGACGGACGGATTATGCGCCGCATATCGATGCGGGGGATATTGTCATCGTCACCAATACGGATGGTATCGAGGTGACGGGCAACAAGCGCCATGACAAGATGTACCACCGCTTCTCGGGCTATCCGGGCGGTATCACGTCGATTTCATTCAAGGATCAGCGTGAAAAGGATTCCACCAAACTCATCTGGCAGGCAGTCTATGGCATGCTGCCGAAAAATTCGCTCCGGGCCAAGATGCTCACTCGGTTGCGCCTCTTCAAAGACGCCGAATACGGCAACCGGAAGATCGACGTGAACCATTCAATTTAA
- the rplQ gene encoding 50S ribosomal protein L17, giving the protein MQHRRKGRILSRGVNARRALLKTLLGSLIMREKITTTLAKAREMKDHIDQLVNKGKRAEVDKDRRQAELRLLRQKLSLEATKKISSDFVKRFESRKSGYTRITKLERRQGDGAEMAVIEFV; this is encoded by the coding sequence ATGCAGCATCGGAGAAAAGGTCGAATTTTGAGTCGTGGTGTAAACGCCCGGAGAGCGCTCCTGAAGACGCTCCTGGGAAGTCTCATTATGCGTGAGAAGATCACGACGACCTTGGCTAAAGCGCGCGAGATGAAGGACCATATCGATCAGCTGGTCAACAAAGGCAAACGGGCGGAGGTGGACAAAGATCGCCGTCAAGCCGAACTGCGACTGTTGCGTCAGAAACTTTCCCTCGAAGCCACCAAGAAGATCTCGAGTGATTTCGTGAAGCGTTTCGAGAGCCGGAAGAGTGGCTATACTCGGATTACCAAACTCGAACGTCGCCAGGGTGACGGAGCAGAGATGGCTGTTATTGAATTCGTCTAA
- a CDS encoding DNA-directed RNA polymerase subunit alpha: protein MQNITAPYQPNYTELGANHGKLEIGGCYPGYGATLGNALRRILLSSLPGAAARSVKLKGVSHEFSTIPGVMEDVVQIILNMKQVRFRSHADEAVTVTVKAKGEGVVTASAIKCPSSIEVVNPDQVIATLTDKKAEFEMDITIDRGLGYIPVEAREEEEREIGEIAIDAIYTPIKRVNYEVENMRVGKRTDYDKITLEIVTDGTISPVEAFNQAVAILVAQFSVLSVAGAQAESTPETEEKAEKKAPKKAKKTAVEAEAVETE, encoded by the coding sequence ATGCAAAACATCACTGCACCGTACCAACCGAATTACACCGAACTTGGGGCCAACCACGGCAAGCTCGAAATCGGTGGTTGTTACCCTGGTTACGGTGCGACTCTGGGGAACGCACTCCGTCGCATCCTCCTCTCTTCTCTGCCTGGCGCGGCCGCTCGCTCGGTGAAACTCAAGGGTGTTTCTCATGAGTTTTCGACAATTCCCGGTGTGATGGAGGACGTCGTACAGATCATCCTCAATATGAAGCAGGTCCGTTTCCGCTCGCACGCGGACGAAGCCGTCACCGTCACTGTGAAGGCCAAGGGTGAAGGCGTCGTCACGGCCTCGGCCATCAAGTGCCCGAGCTCGATCGAAGTCGTGAATCCGGATCAGGTGATCGCGACACTGACTGACAAGAAAGCCGAATTCGAAATGGATATCACGATCGACCGTGGTCTCGGGTACATCCCAGTCGAGGCGCGCGAGGAAGAAGAGCGCGAGATTGGTGAAATCGCCATAGACGCTATCTATACGCCAATCAAGCGCGTAAACTATGAAGTCGAGAACATGCGGGTGGGAAAGCGGACGGACTATGACAAGATTACTCTCGAAATTGTGACCGACGGGACGATTTCTCCGGTCGAAGCCTTCAATCAGGCCGTGGCTATCCTCGTCGCGCAGTTCTCGGTCCTCTCGGTTGCGGGAGCTCAGGCCGAATCCACACCTGAAACAGAAGAAAAAGCAGAAAAGAAAGCTCCCAAGAAAGCTAAGAAGACAGCAGTAGAGGCGGAAGCAGTAGAGACGGAATAA
- the rpsD gene encoding 30S ribosomal protein S4, which yields MANNIDSKCKLCRRAGEKLFLKGDRCLSPKCAMVRRPYAPGVHGQNPSRGRSEFGRQLSMKQKIKRLYGVMERQFRHHFEESKLRQGATGDLLLQRLECRLDNAVYRLGFAPSRIAARQLVGHKFFTVNGKRMNIPSYEVKIGDEIVLKASKENKIITKNRVEVLKNKNDVPHWLALDAEKLTGKVLALPSRGDVGISVDAQMVVEYYSK from the coding sequence ATGGCCAACAACATTGACTCCAAATGCAAACTCTGTCGCCGCGCTGGCGAAAAGCTCTTCTTGAAGGGGGATCGTTGTTTGTCGCCGAAATGTGCGATGGTGCGTCGTCCGTATGCGCCGGGCGTTCACGGTCAAAATCCGTCTCGTGGCCGCAGCGAATTTGGACGCCAGCTCTCGATGAAGCAGAAGATCAAACGACTCTATGGGGTCATGGAGCGGCAATTCCGCCATCACTTCGAAGAGAGCAAGCTGCGTCAGGGGGCGACCGGCGACCTCTTGCTCCAGCGTCTGGAGTGCCGGCTCGACAATGCGGTGTATCGGCTTGGCTTTGCCCCGTCACGCATCGCGGCTCGCCAGCTCGTCGGCCACAAATTCTTTACGGTCAATGGCAAGCGGATGAATATCCCATCGTACGAAGTGAAGATCGGAGATGAAATCGTCCTGAAGGCCAGCAAAGAGAATAAGATTATCACGAAAAATCGAGTGGAAGTATTGAAGAACAAGAACGATGTGCCACACTGGCTCGCGCTTGATGCCGAAAAGCTTACGGGGAAGGTGCTTGCGCTTCCATCCCGTGGAGACGTCGGCATCTCCGTCGATGCTCAGATGGTCGTCGAGTACTATTCGAAATAA
- the rpsK gene encoding 30S ribosomal protein S11, with translation MADELTTEEVKVEAPAVEETETDAKKRVKKVKRLVQQGRASIQCTYNNTIVTLADMNGAVLAWSSSGHLGFKGAKKSTPYAATQVVAEISEKVKKYGLQDLEVFVKGVGQGREASIRALANNGFNLTSIKDITPVPHNGCRPRRPRRI, from the coding sequence ATGGCAGATGAGCTCACAACTGAAGAAGTGAAAGTAGAGGCGCCGGCTGTCGAAGAGACAGAGACGGATGCGAAGAAGCGTGTCAAAAAGGTGAAGCGGCTGGTTCAACAGGGCCGTGCCAGCATCCAATGCACCTACAACAACACGATTGTGACGCTGGCGGACATGAATGGGGCCGTTCTCGCCTGGTCGAGTTCTGGTCACCTCGGTTTCAAAGGCGCCAAGAAGTCGACGCCGTATGCCGCGACCCAGGTCGTCGCAGAAATTTCCGAAAAGGTGAAGAAGTACGGACTCCAGGACCTCGAAGTCTTCGTGAAGGGAGTCGGTCAAGGGCGCGAGGCGTCAATTCGCGCGCTGGCCAACAATGGCTTCAACCTCACTTCGATCAAGGACATCACCCCGGTTCCACATAATGGCTGTCGTCCGCGTCGTCCGCGTCGCATCTAA
- the rpsM gene encoding 30S ribosomal protein S13 — MLRIASINLPDNKRVEIALTYIYGIGRSTSRKILGSLNIDADIRTKDLSEKDANRLRETIEKTHRVEGELRHLVKMNIKRLKEIGSYRGVRHAKGLPVRGQRTKTNTRTVRGNVRKTMGSGRKKSDSKT, encoded by the coding sequence ATGCTCCGTATTGCCAGCATCAACCTGCCTGATAACAAGCGCGTCGAGATCGCACTGACCTATATCTATGGTATCGGCCGTTCGACGAGCCGGAAGATCCTCGGGTCGCTCAACATCGATGCGGATATCCGGACCAAAGATCTCTCCGAAAAGGACGCCAACCGTCTCCGCGAGACCATCGAAAAGACACACCGTGTCGAGGGCGAACTCCGTCACTTGGTGAAGATGAATATCAAACGCCTGAAAGAAATCGGCAGCTACCGCGGTGTCCGTCACGCCAAGGGACTCCCGGTCCGTGGTCAGCGTACCAAGACCAATACCCGGACCGTCCGGGGCAACGTACGAAAGACCATGGGCAGCGGTCGCAAGAAGTCGGATAGCAAGACATAA
- the rpmJ gene encoding 50S ribosomal protein L36: MKVRASVKKICAHCKIVRRHRVVHVICKTPKHKQRQG; this comes from the coding sequence ATGAAAGTCCGCGCCTCCGTAAAAAAGATCTGTGCCCATTGCAAAATCGTGCGTCGTCACCGCGTCGTGCACGTGATTTGCAAGACTCCAAAGCACAAACAGCGTCAAGGATAA
- the infA gene encoding translation initiation factor IF-1 has product MGNNKELIRFEGEVIESLPSTTFKVRLDNGHEVLAHISGKMRVHYIRLLPGDRVIVDMSPYDLTKGRIVQRLKV; this is encoded by the coding sequence ATGGGAAATAACAAAGAACTCATCCGTTTCGAGGGGGAAGTCATCGAGTCTCTCCCGAGTACTACCTTCAAAGTCCGTCTCGATAACGGGCATGAGGTGCTCGCCCACATCTCGGGCAAGATGCGGGTCCACTATATTCGTCTCTTGCCAGGGGATCGGGTTATCGTCGACATGAGCCCCTACGATCTCACCAAGGGGCGGATCGTGCAACGTTTGAAGGTTTGA
- the uppS gene encoding di-trans,poly-cis-decaprenylcistransferase, whose amino-acid sequence MTELDPKFLPHHVAIIPDGNRRWAKEHGLESWEGHEEGAKRIEEIVRTARDIGVREISFWGSSLENLTKRPMRERQELLRIYATYFEKLMAEESLHTDQVRIRCIGRWEEQFPDQLKDILKRGIEATKGYDQYCLNFFLAYSGDDDMLQAVKRIAGEGLAPGMVTESVIKRHLMTAELPSVDLLVRTGDDPHLSSGFMMWETKDSQLSFPELYFPDFGAEAFQASLAEYAERERRFGK is encoded by the coding sequence ATGACCGAGCTTGACCCGAAATTTCTCCCGCATCATGTGGCGATCATCCCGGACGGCAATCGCCGCTGGGCGAAAGAGCATGGACTTGAGAGCTGGGAAGGCCATGAAGAAGGAGCAAAGCGGATCGAAGAGATCGTCCGAACCGCTCGTGATATCGGTGTCCGGGAGATCTCCTTCTGGGGATCGTCGCTGGAGAATCTCACCAAGCGTCCGATGCGAGAGCGGCAGGAACTCCTCCGTATCTATGCGACCTATTTCGAGAAACTCATGGCGGAAGAAAGTCTTCACACCGATCAGGTTCGGATCCGCTGCATCGGTCGATGGGAAGAGCAGTTCCCTGATCAGCTGAAGGACATCCTGAAACGCGGTATCGAAGCGACTAAAGGGTATGACCAGTATTGTTTGAACTTCTTCCTCGCCTACAGTGGAGACGATGATATGCTCCAGGCGGTGAAGCGAATCGCTGGTGAAGGCCTCGCTCCTGGTATGGTGACGGAGTCGGTGATCAAACGACACCTCATGACAGCCGAATTGCCGTCGGTCGATCTGCTCGTCCGGACTGGCGATGACCCCCATCTTTCGTCAGGTTTCATGATGTGGGAGACCAAAGATTCGCAACTCTCTTTCCCTGAGCTCTACTTCCCAGATTTCGGCGCCGAAGCCTTCCAAGCCTCGCTCGCTGAGTACGCCGAGCGCGAACGGCGGTTCGGGAAATAA